In Phacochoerus africanus isolate WHEZ1 chromosome 14, ROS_Pafr_v1, whole genome shotgun sequence, one genomic interval encodes:
- the WNK4 gene encoding serine/threonine-protein kinase WNK4 isoform X2, translating into MLAPPAPEAAVPMLQAEADLALRPSPPLAAAGPPRLGPPPRRARRFSGKAEPRPRSSRISRRSSVDLGLLSSWSQPASPVPEPPDPPDSAGSGSPRNPPPSSEEPPEGTWTAGVQVKAADPVSPELAGSTGALGSRESQRIPEAAARERRREQEEKEDMETQAVATSPDGRYLKFDIEIGRGSFKTVYRGLDTDTTVEVAWCELQTRKLSRAERQRFSEEVEMLKGLQHPNIVRFYDSWKSVLRGQVCIVLVTELMTSGTLKTYLRRFREMKPRVLQRWSRQILRGLHFLHSRVPPILHRDLKCDNVFITGPTGSVKIGDLGLATLKRASFAKSVIGTPEFMAPEMYEEKYDEAVDVYAFGMCMLEMATSEYPYSECQNAAQIYRKVTSGTKPNSFYKVKMPEVKEIIEGCIRTDKNERFTIQDLLAHAFFREERGVHVELAEEDDGEKPGLKLWLRMEDARRGGRPRDNQAIEFLFQLGRDAAEEVAQEMVALGLVCEADYQPVARAVRERVAAIQRKREKLRKARELEALPPAPGPPPAAVPVTPGPSSVFPPEPEEPEADQHQSFLFRHASYSSTTSDCETDGYLSSSGFLDASDPTLQPPKGVPSSPAESHLRLPSAFALSIPRSGPGNDFSPGDSYASDAASGLSDMGEGMGRMRRPPGRNLRRRPRSRLRVTSVSDQNDRVVECQLQTHNSKMVTFRFDLDGDSPEEIAAAMVYNEFILPSERAGFLSRIREIIQRVETLLKRDTGPVEAAEDPLGPQEPASLSALPGSLTDPSSELQTSSSPEQRSWAAFSTSPSSPGTPLSPGALFSPGTPVLPSPIFPITSPPCHASPSSFSRITSQVSPNISPHTPSSPLAFSASAPQFPVPSSQFPQSSLLPSCSQVTLAPPSFPPCPSASPLPSTTAAPLLSLASAFSLAVMTVAQSLLSPSPGLLSQSPPAPSSPLPSLPAPTPLAHCGQERPSALTAEMENEASPNPGRPLLGEARLAPISEEGKPQLVGRFQVTSSKEPAEPLLQQPTSGSLKPPTPQLTSESSDTEDSAGGGPEAREALAESDRAAEGLGAGAEEEGDDGKEPRVGGSPPPLSHPSPVWMNYSYSSLCLSSEESESSGEDEEFWAELQSLRQKHLSEVEALQTLQKQEIEDLYSRLGKQPPPGIVAPAAMLSSRQRRLSKGSFPTSRRNSLQRSEPLGPVTSEQKPCVSPTPGPTMELVLSESADQHNSARKTLALRE; encoded by the exons ATGCTGGCACCTCCGGCCCCAGAGGCCGCGGTCCCCATGCTCCAGGCGGAGGCCGACCTGGCCTTGCGGCCCTCGCCGCCTCTCGCCGCCGCGGGACCGCCCCGCCTCGGGCCCCCTCCCCGCCGGGCGCGCCGCTTCTCCGGGAAGGCTGAGCCCCGGCCGCGCTCTTCTCGTATCAGCCGCCGAAGCTCAGTCGACTTGGGGCTGCTGAGCTCTTGGTCCCAGCCAGCCTCACCCGTTCCGGAGCCCCCGGATCCTCCGGACTCCGCTGGTTCCGGCTCCCCAAGGAACCCACCGCCCAGCTCTGAAGAGCCCCCTGAGGGCACGTGGACCGCGGGCGTCCAGGTGAAGGCTGCAGACCCTGTGAGTCCAGAGCTCGCGGGCTCCACAGGAGCCTTGGGGTCCCGGGAATCGCAGAGGATCCCCGAGGCGGCGGCCCGGGAGCGGCGGCGGgagcaggaggaaaaggaggacatGGAGACCCAGGCTGTGGCAACGTCCCCGGACGGCCGATACCTCAAATTTGACATCGAGATTGGACGTGGCTCTTTCAAGACGGTGTATCGAGGGCTGGACACCGACACCACGGTGGAGGTGGCCTGGTGtgagctgcag ACTCGGAAACTCTCTCGAGCTGAACGGCAGCGATTCTCCGAGGAGGTGGAGATGCTCAAGGGGCTGCAGCACCCCAACATCGTCCGCTTCTATGACTCGTGGAAGTCAGTGCTGAGGGGTCAGGTTTGCATCGTGCTGGTCACCGAACTCATGACCTCGGGCACGCTCAAGAC ATACCTGAGGCGGTTCCGCGAGATGAAGCCGCGAGTCCTTCAGCGCTGGAGCCGCCAAATCCTTCGAGGGCTCCATTTCCTACACTCCCGGGTACCCCCGATCCTGCACCGGGATCTCAAGTGTGATAACGTCTTTATCACGGGGCCTACGGGTTCCGTTAAGATCGGGGACCTGGGTCTGGCCACGCTCAAGCGCGCCTCCTTTGCCAAGAGCGTCATCG GGACCCCGGAGTTCATGGCCCCAGAGATGTACGAGGAAAAGTACGATGAGGCCGTGGACGTGTACGCCTTCGGCATGTGCATGCTGGAGATGGCTACCTCGGAGTACCCTTACTCGGAGTGCCAGAATGCCGCGCAAATCTACCGCAAGGTCACTTCG GGCACGAAGCCAAATAGCTTCTACAAGGTGAAGATGCCCGAGGTGAAGGAGATCATTGAAGGCTGCATCCGCACGGATAAGAACGAGAG GTTCACCATCCAGGACCTTCTGGCTCACGCCTTCTTCCGTGAGGAGCGCGGCGTCCACGTGGAGCTGGCGGAGGAGGACGACGGAGAGAAGCCCGGCCTCAAGCTCTGGCTGCGAATGGAGGACGCGCGGCGGGGGGGCCGCCCAAGGGACAATCAGGCCATCGAGTTCCTGTTCCAACTGGGCCGGGACGCGGCCGAGGAGGTGGCGCAGGAGATG GTGGCCCTGGGCTTAGTGTGTGAAGCGGATTACCAGCCAGTGGCCCGGGCAGTGCGTGAACGGGTTGCTGCCATCCAGCGAAAGCGTGAGAAGCTGAGAAAAGCTCGAGAGTTGGAGGCCCTCCCCCCAGCACCAGGACCCCCACCAGCAGCTGTCCCTGTGACTCCTGGTCCCTCCAGTGTCTTCCCCCCTGAGCCTGAGGAACCAGAGGCAGACCAGCATCAGTCCTTCCTCTTCCGCCATGCTAGCTACTCATCTACCACCT cgGATTGCGAGACTGATGGCTACCTCAGCTCCTCCGGCTTCCTGGATGCCTCAGACCCTACCCTTCAGCCCCCTAAGGGGGTGCCATCCAGCCCCGCTGAGTCCCATCTCCGCCTGCCCTCG GCTTTTGCCCTCTCTATTCCACGTTCTGGCCCTGGCAATGACTTTTCGCCCGGAGACAG ttatgcctcagatgcagcatCAGGCCTTAGTGACATGGGAGAAGGGATGGGACGGATGAGGAGACCCCCAGGGAGAAATCTCCGGCGCAGACCCCGATCCCGGCTTCGGGTCACTAGT GTCTCAGACCAGAATGACAGAGTGGTTGAGTGCCAGCTACAGACGCACAACAGCAAGATGGTGACCTTCCGATTTGATCTGGATGGGGACAGCCCAGAAGAGATTGCAGCGGCCAtg GTGTATAATGAGTTCATTCTGCCCTCGGAGCGAGCCGGATTCCTGAGCCGGATTCGGGAGATTATCCAGCGAGTGGAGACGCTGTTGAAGAGAGATACTGGCCCTGTGGAGGCAGCTGAAGACCCCCTGGGCCCCCAG gagCCAGCATCTTTGTCTGCCCTCCCAGGCTCCCTCACAGACCCATCCAGTG agCTCCAGACCAGCAGCTCCCCAGAGCAGAGGAGCTGGGCAGCCTTCTCcacctctccctcttctcctggaACCCCCTTGTCTCCTGGAGCCCTCTTTTCTCCTGGAACCCCCGTTCTCCCAAGCCCCATCTTCCCCATCACTTCTCCCCCATGTCATGCCAGCCCCTCCTCATTCTCCCGAATTACTTCCCAGGTCTCCCCAAATATCTCTCCACACACCCCCAGCTCTCCACTTGCTTTCTCTGCCAGTGCACCCCAGTTCCCAGTCCCGTCTTCTCAGTTTCCACAGAGTTCTCTCCTCCCCAGTTGTTCCCAGGTCACTCttgctcctccttcctttcctccctgcccctcagcttctcccctcccctccaccacagcagcccctctcctctctctggctaGTGCCTTCTCACTGGCTGTGATGACTGTGGCCCAGTCCCTGCTGTCCCCCTCACCTGGGCTCCTCTCCCAGTCTCCTCCAGCTCCTTCTAGTCCCCTGCCTAGCCTGCCCGCTCCAACTCCCCTTGCTCATTGTGGCCAGGAGAGGCCTTCAGCTCTGACAGCTGAGATGGAGAATGAG GCCTCTCCAAATCCTGGTCGGCCACTCCTGGGTGAAGCCAGACTGGCGCCCATCTCTGAAG AGGGAAAGCCCCAGCTTGTCGGCCGCTTCCAAGTGACTTCATCCAAGGAACCAGCCGAGCCTCTTCTGCAGCAACCGACATCTGGCTCCCTGAAGCCTCCAACCCCTCAGCTGACCTCAGAGAGCTCAGACACAGAGGACAGTGCTGGAGGCGGGCCAGAAGCCAGGGAGGCTCTGGCTGAAAGTGACCGCGCAGCTgagggcctgggggctggagccGAAGAGGAAGGGGACGATGGGAAGGAACCCCGAGTCGGGGGCAGCCCTCCACCCCTGAGCCATCCCAGCCCGGTGTGGATGAACTATTCGTATAGCAGCCTATGTCTGAGCAGTGAGGAATCAGAGAGCAGTGGGGAGGATGAGGAATTTTGGGCTGAGCTGCAGAGTCTTCGGCAGAA GCACCTGTCAGAGGTGGAGGCACTACAGACACTACAGAAGCAAGAAATTGAGGACTTGTACAGCAGGCTGGGGAAGCAGCCCCCACCGGGTATTGTGGCCCCCGCTGCTATGCTGTCCAGCCGCCAGCGCCGCCTCTCCAAGGGCAGCTTTCCCACCTCCCGGCGCAACAGCCTGCAGCGCTCTGAGCCCCTGGGCCCTG tGACTTCTGAACAGAAGCCATGTGTCTCACCCACACCAGGGCCCACCATGGAGCTTGTGCTCTCAGAATCTGCTGACCAACACAACTCTGCAAGGAAGACCTTGGCACTGAGGGAGTAG
- the WNK4 gene encoding serine/threonine-protein kinase WNK4 isoform X4 has protein sequence MLAPPAPEAAVPMLQAEADLALRPSPPLAAAGPPRLGPPPRRARRFSGKAEPRPRSSRISRRSSVDLGLLSSWSQPASPVPEPPDPPDSAGSGSPRNPPPSSEEPPEGTWTAGVQVKAADPVSPELAGSTGALGSRESQRIPEAAARERRREQEEKEDMETQAVATSPDGRYLKFDIEIGRGSFKTVYRGLDTDTTVEVAWCELQTRKLSRAERQRFSEEVEMLKGLQHPNIVRFYDSWKSVLRGQVCIVLVTELMTSGTLKTYLRRFREMKPRVLQRWSRQILRGLHFLHSRVPPILHRDLKCDNVFITGPTGSVKIGDLGLATLKRASFAKSVIGTPEFMAPEMYEEKYDEAVDVYAFGMCMLEMATSEYPYSECQNAAQIYRKVTSGTKPNSFYKVKMPEVKEIIEGCIRTDKNERFTIQDLLAHAFFREERGVHVELAEEDDGEKPGLKLWLRMEDARRGGRPRDNQAIEFLFQLGRDAAEEVAQEMVALGLVCEADYQPVARAVRERVAAIQRKREKLRKARELEALPPAPGPPPAAVPVTPGPSSVFPPEPEEPEADQHQSFLFRHASYSSTTSDCETDGYLSSSGFLDASDPTLQPPKGVPSSPAESHLRLPSAFALSIPRSGPGNDFSPGDSYASDAASGLSDMGEGMGRMRRPPGRNLRRRPRSRLRVTSVYNEFILPSERAGFLSRIREIIQRVETLLKRDTGPVEAAEDPLGPQEPASLSALPGSLTDPSSAELQTSSSPEQRSWAAFSTSPSSPGTPLSPGALFSPGTPVLPSPIFPITSPPCHASPSSFSRITSQVSPNISPHTPSSPLAFSASAPQFPVPSSQFPQSSLLPSCSQVTLAPPSFPPCPSASPLPSTTAAPLLSLASAFSLAVMTVAQSLLSPSPGLLSQSPPAPSSPLPSLPAPTPLAHCGQERPSALTAEMENEASPNPGRPLLGEARLAPISEEGKPQLVGRFQVTSSKEPAEPLLQQPTSGSLKPPTPQLTSESSDTEDSAGGGPEAREALAESDRAAEGLGAGAEEEGDDGKEPRVGGSPPPLSHPSPVWMNYSYSSLCLSSEESESSGEDEEFWAELQSLRQKHLSEVEALQTLQKQEIEDLYSRLGKQPPPGIVAPAAMLSSRQRRLSKGSFPTSRRNSLQRSEPLGPVTSEQKPCVSPTPGPTMELVLSESADQHNSARKTLALRE, from the exons ATGCTGGCACCTCCGGCCCCAGAGGCCGCGGTCCCCATGCTCCAGGCGGAGGCCGACCTGGCCTTGCGGCCCTCGCCGCCTCTCGCCGCCGCGGGACCGCCCCGCCTCGGGCCCCCTCCCCGCCGGGCGCGCCGCTTCTCCGGGAAGGCTGAGCCCCGGCCGCGCTCTTCTCGTATCAGCCGCCGAAGCTCAGTCGACTTGGGGCTGCTGAGCTCTTGGTCCCAGCCAGCCTCACCCGTTCCGGAGCCCCCGGATCCTCCGGACTCCGCTGGTTCCGGCTCCCCAAGGAACCCACCGCCCAGCTCTGAAGAGCCCCCTGAGGGCACGTGGACCGCGGGCGTCCAGGTGAAGGCTGCAGACCCTGTGAGTCCAGAGCTCGCGGGCTCCACAGGAGCCTTGGGGTCCCGGGAATCGCAGAGGATCCCCGAGGCGGCGGCCCGGGAGCGGCGGCGGgagcaggaggaaaaggaggacatGGAGACCCAGGCTGTGGCAACGTCCCCGGACGGCCGATACCTCAAATTTGACATCGAGATTGGACGTGGCTCTTTCAAGACGGTGTATCGAGGGCTGGACACCGACACCACGGTGGAGGTGGCCTGGTGtgagctgcag ACTCGGAAACTCTCTCGAGCTGAACGGCAGCGATTCTCCGAGGAGGTGGAGATGCTCAAGGGGCTGCAGCACCCCAACATCGTCCGCTTCTATGACTCGTGGAAGTCAGTGCTGAGGGGTCAGGTTTGCATCGTGCTGGTCACCGAACTCATGACCTCGGGCACGCTCAAGAC ATACCTGAGGCGGTTCCGCGAGATGAAGCCGCGAGTCCTTCAGCGCTGGAGCCGCCAAATCCTTCGAGGGCTCCATTTCCTACACTCCCGGGTACCCCCGATCCTGCACCGGGATCTCAAGTGTGATAACGTCTTTATCACGGGGCCTACGGGTTCCGTTAAGATCGGGGACCTGGGTCTGGCCACGCTCAAGCGCGCCTCCTTTGCCAAGAGCGTCATCG GGACCCCGGAGTTCATGGCCCCAGAGATGTACGAGGAAAAGTACGATGAGGCCGTGGACGTGTACGCCTTCGGCATGTGCATGCTGGAGATGGCTACCTCGGAGTACCCTTACTCGGAGTGCCAGAATGCCGCGCAAATCTACCGCAAGGTCACTTCG GGCACGAAGCCAAATAGCTTCTACAAGGTGAAGATGCCCGAGGTGAAGGAGATCATTGAAGGCTGCATCCGCACGGATAAGAACGAGAG GTTCACCATCCAGGACCTTCTGGCTCACGCCTTCTTCCGTGAGGAGCGCGGCGTCCACGTGGAGCTGGCGGAGGAGGACGACGGAGAGAAGCCCGGCCTCAAGCTCTGGCTGCGAATGGAGGACGCGCGGCGGGGGGGCCGCCCAAGGGACAATCAGGCCATCGAGTTCCTGTTCCAACTGGGCCGGGACGCGGCCGAGGAGGTGGCGCAGGAGATG GTGGCCCTGGGCTTAGTGTGTGAAGCGGATTACCAGCCAGTGGCCCGGGCAGTGCGTGAACGGGTTGCTGCCATCCAGCGAAAGCGTGAGAAGCTGAGAAAAGCTCGAGAGTTGGAGGCCCTCCCCCCAGCACCAGGACCCCCACCAGCAGCTGTCCCTGTGACTCCTGGTCCCTCCAGTGTCTTCCCCCCTGAGCCTGAGGAACCAGAGGCAGACCAGCATCAGTCCTTCCTCTTCCGCCATGCTAGCTACTCATCTACCACCT cgGATTGCGAGACTGATGGCTACCTCAGCTCCTCCGGCTTCCTGGATGCCTCAGACCCTACCCTTCAGCCCCCTAAGGGGGTGCCATCCAGCCCCGCTGAGTCCCATCTCCGCCTGCCCTCG GCTTTTGCCCTCTCTATTCCACGTTCTGGCCCTGGCAATGACTTTTCGCCCGGAGACAG ttatgcctcagatgcagcatCAGGCCTTAGTGACATGGGAGAAGGGATGGGACGGATGAGGAGACCCCCAGGGAGAAATCTCCGGCGCAGACCCCGATCCCGGCTTCGGGTCACTAGT GTGTATAATGAGTTCATTCTGCCCTCGGAGCGAGCCGGATTCCTGAGCCGGATTCGGGAGATTATCCAGCGAGTGGAGACGCTGTTGAAGAGAGATACTGGCCCTGTGGAGGCAGCTGAAGACCCCCTGGGCCCCCAG gagCCAGCATCTTTGTCTGCCCTCCCAGGCTCCCTCACAGACCCATCCAGTG cagagCTCCAGACCAGCAGCTCCCCAGAGCAGAGGAGCTGGGCAGCCTTCTCcacctctccctcttctcctggaACCCCCTTGTCTCCTGGAGCCCTCTTTTCTCCTGGAACCCCCGTTCTCCCAAGCCCCATCTTCCCCATCACTTCTCCCCCATGTCATGCCAGCCCCTCCTCATTCTCCCGAATTACTTCCCAGGTCTCCCCAAATATCTCTCCACACACCCCCAGCTCTCCACTTGCTTTCTCTGCCAGTGCACCCCAGTTCCCAGTCCCGTCTTCTCAGTTTCCACAGAGTTCTCTCCTCCCCAGTTGTTCCCAGGTCACTCttgctcctccttcctttcctccctgcccctcagcttctcccctcccctccaccacagcagcccctctcctctctctggctaGTGCCTTCTCACTGGCTGTGATGACTGTGGCCCAGTCCCTGCTGTCCCCCTCACCTGGGCTCCTCTCCCAGTCTCCTCCAGCTCCTTCTAGTCCCCTGCCTAGCCTGCCCGCTCCAACTCCCCTTGCTCATTGTGGCCAGGAGAGGCCTTCAGCTCTGACAGCTGAGATGGAGAATGAG GCCTCTCCAAATCCTGGTCGGCCACTCCTGGGTGAAGCCAGACTGGCGCCCATCTCTGAAG AGGGAAAGCCCCAGCTTGTCGGCCGCTTCCAAGTGACTTCATCCAAGGAACCAGCCGAGCCTCTTCTGCAGCAACCGACATCTGGCTCCCTGAAGCCTCCAACCCCTCAGCTGACCTCAGAGAGCTCAGACACAGAGGACAGTGCTGGAGGCGGGCCAGAAGCCAGGGAGGCTCTGGCTGAAAGTGACCGCGCAGCTgagggcctgggggctggagccGAAGAGGAAGGGGACGATGGGAAGGAACCCCGAGTCGGGGGCAGCCCTCCACCCCTGAGCCATCCCAGCCCGGTGTGGATGAACTATTCGTATAGCAGCCTATGTCTGAGCAGTGAGGAATCAGAGAGCAGTGGGGAGGATGAGGAATTTTGGGCTGAGCTGCAGAGTCTTCGGCAGAA GCACCTGTCAGAGGTGGAGGCACTACAGACACTACAGAAGCAAGAAATTGAGGACTTGTACAGCAGGCTGGGGAAGCAGCCCCCACCGGGTATTGTGGCCCCCGCTGCTATGCTGTCCAGCCGCCAGCGCCGCCTCTCCAAGGGCAGCTTTCCCACCTCCCGGCGCAACAGCCTGCAGCGCTCTGAGCCCCTGGGCCCTG tGACTTCTGAACAGAAGCCATGTGTCTCACCCACACCAGGGCCCACCATGGAGCTTGTGCTCTCAGAATCTGCTGACCAACACAACTCTGCAAGGAAGACCTTGGCACTGAGGGAGTAG
- the WNK4 gene encoding serine/threonine-protein kinase WNK4 isoform X1: MLAPPAPEAAVPMLQAEADLALRPSPPLAAAGPPRLGPPPRRARRFSGKAEPRPRSSRISRRSSVDLGLLSSWSQPASPVPEPPDPPDSAGSGSPRNPPPSSEEPPEGTWTAGVQVKAADPVSPELAGSTGALGSRESQRIPEAAARERRREQEEKEDMETQAVATSPDGRYLKFDIEIGRGSFKTVYRGLDTDTTVEVAWCELQTRKLSRAERQRFSEEVEMLKGLQHPNIVRFYDSWKSVLRGQVCIVLVTELMTSGTLKTYLRRFREMKPRVLQRWSRQILRGLHFLHSRVPPILHRDLKCDNVFITGPTGSVKIGDLGLATLKRASFAKSVIGTPEFMAPEMYEEKYDEAVDVYAFGMCMLEMATSEYPYSECQNAAQIYRKVTSGTKPNSFYKVKMPEVKEIIEGCIRTDKNERFTIQDLLAHAFFREERGVHVELAEEDDGEKPGLKLWLRMEDARRGGRPRDNQAIEFLFQLGRDAAEEVAQEMVALGLVCEADYQPVARAVRERVAAIQRKREKLRKARELEALPPAPGPPPAAVPVTPGPSSVFPPEPEEPEADQHQSFLFRHASYSSTTSDCETDGYLSSSGFLDASDPTLQPPKGVPSSPAESHLRLPSAFALSIPRSGPGNDFSPGDSYASDAASGLSDMGEGMGRMRRPPGRNLRRRPRSRLRVTSVSDQNDRVVECQLQTHNSKMVTFRFDLDGDSPEEIAAAMVYNEFILPSERAGFLSRIREIIQRVETLLKRDTGPVEAAEDPLGPQEPASLSALPGSLTDPSSAELQTSSSPEQRSWAAFSTSPSSPGTPLSPGALFSPGTPVLPSPIFPITSPPCHASPSSFSRITSQVSPNISPHTPSSPLAFSASAPQFPVPSSQFPQSSLLPSCSQVTLAPPSFPPCPSASPLPSTTAAPLLSLASAFSLAVMTVAQSLLSPSPGLLSQSPPAPSSPLPSLPAPTPLAHCGQERPSALTAEMENEASPNPGRPLLGEARLAPISEEGKPQLVGRFQVTSSKEPAEPLLQQPTSGSLKPPTPQLTSESSDTEDSAGGGPEAREALAESDRAAEGLGAGAEEEGDDGKEPRVGGSPPPLSHPSPVWMNYSYSSLCLSSEESESSGEDEEFWAELQSLRQKHLSEVEALQTLQKQEIEDLYSRLGKQPPPGIVAPAAMLSSRQRRLSKGSFPTSRRNSLQRSEPLGPVTSEQKPCVSPTPGPTMELVLSESADQHNSARKTLALRE; encoded by the exons ATGCTGGCACCTCCGGCCCCAGAGGCCGCGGTCCCCATGCTCCAGGCGGAGGCCGACCTGGCCTTGCGGCCCTCGCCGCCTCTCGCCGCCGCGGGACCGCCCCGCCTCGGGCCCCCTCCCCGCCGGGCGCGCCGCTTCTCCGGGAAGGCTGAGCCCCGGCCGCGCTCTTCTCGTATCAGCCGCCGAAGCTCAGTCGACTTGGGGCTGCTGAGCTCTTGGTCCCAGCCAGCCTCACCCGTTCCGGAGCCCCCGGATCCTCCGGACTCCGCTGGTTCCGGCTCCCCAAGGAACCCACCGCCCAGCTCTGAAGAGCCCCCTGAGGGCACGTGGACCGCGGGCGTCCAGGTGAAGGCTGCAGACCCTGTGAGTCCAGAGCTCGCGGGCTCCACAGGAGCCTTGGGGTCCCGGGAATCGCAGAGGATCCCCGAGGCGGCGGCCCGGGAGCGGCGGCGGgagcaggaggaaaaggaggacatGGAGACCCAGGCTGTGGCAACGTCCCCGGACGGCCGATACCTCAAATTTGACATCGAGATTGGACGTGGCTCTTTCAAGACGGTGTATCGAGGGCTGGACACCGACACCACGGTGGAGGTGGCCTGGTGtgagctgcag ACTCGGAAACTCTCTCGAGCTGAACGGCAGCGATTCTCCGAGGAGGTGGAGATGCTCAAGGGGCTGCAGCACCCCAACATCGTCCGCTTCTATGACTCGTGGAAGTCAGTGCTGAGGGGTCAGGTTTGCATCGTGCTGGTCACCGAACTCATGACCTCGGGCACGCTCAAGAC ATACCTGAGGCGGTTCCGCGAGATGAAGCCGCGAGTCCTTCAGCGCTGGAGCCGCCAAATCCTTCGAGGGCTCCATTTCCTACACTCCCGGGTACCCCCGATCCTGCACCGGGATCTCAAGTGTGATAACGTCTTTATCACGGGGCCTACGGGTTCCGTTAAGATCGGGGACCTGGGTCTGGCCACGCTCAAGCGCGCCTCCTTTGCCAAGAGCGTCATCG GGACCCCGGAGTTCATGGCCCCAGAGATGTACGAGGAAAAGTACGATGAGGCCGTGGACGTGTACGCCTTCGGCATGTGCATGCTGGAGATGGCTACCTCGGAGTACCCTTACTCGGAGTGCCAGAATGCCGCGCAAATCTACCGCAAGGTCACTTCG GGCACGAAGCCAAATAGCTTCTACAAGGTGAAGATGCCCGAGGTGAAGGAGATCATTGAAGGCTGCATCCGCACGGATAAGAACGAGAG GTTCACCATCCAGGACCTTCTGGCTCACGCCTTCTTCCGTGAGGAGCGCGGCGTCCACGTGGAGCTGGCGGAGGAGGACGACGGAGAGAAGCCCGGCCTCAAGCTCTGGCTGCGAATGGAGGACGCGCGGCGGGGGGGCCGCCCAAGGGACAATCAGGCCATCGAGTTCCTGTTCCAACTGGGCCGGGACGCGGCCGAGGAGGTGGCGCAGGAGATG GTGGCCCTGGGCTTAGTGTGTGAAGCGGATTACCAGCCAGTGGCCCGGGCAGTGCGTGAACGGGTTGCTGCCATCCAGCGAAAGCGTGAGAAGCTGAGAAAAGCTCGAGAGTTGGAGGCCCTCCCCCCAGCACCAGGACCCCCACCAGCAGCTGTCCCTGTGACTCCTGGTCCCTCCAGTGTCTTCCCCCCTGAGCCTGAGGAACCAGAGGCAGACCAGCATCAGTCCTTCCTCTTCCGCCATGCTAGCTACTCATCTACCACCT cgGATTGCGAGACTGATGGCTACCTCAGCTCCTCCGGCTTCCTGGATGCCTCAGACCCTACCCTTCAGCCCCCTAAGGGGGTGCCATCCAGCCCCGCTGAGTCCCATCTCCGCCTGCCCTCG GCTTTTGCCCTCTCTATTCCACGTTCTGGCCCTGGCAATGACTTTTCGCCCGGAGACAG ttatgcctcagatgcagcatCAGGCCTTAGTGACATGGGAGAAGGGATGGGACGGATGAGGAGACCCCCAGGGAGAAATCTCCGGCGCAGACCCCGATCCCGGCTTCGGGTCACTAGT GTCTCAGACCAGAATGACAGAGTGGTTGAGTGCCAGCTACAGACGCACAACAGCAAGATGGTGACCTTCCGATTTGATCTGGATGGGGACAGCCCAGAAGAGATTGCAGCGGCCAtg GTGTATAATGAGTTCATTCTGCCCTCGGAGCGAGCCGGATTCCTGAGCCGGATTCGGGAGATTATCCAGCGAGTGGAGACGCTGTTGAAGAGAGATACTGGCCCTGTGGAGGCAGCTGAAGACCCCCTGGGCCCCCAG gagCCAGCATCTTTGTCTGCCCTCCCAGGCTCCCTCACAGACCCATCCAGTG cagagCTCCAGACCAGCAGCTCCCCAGAGCAGAGGAGCTGGGCAGCCTTCTCcacctctccctcttctcctggaACCCCCTTGTCTCCTGGAGCCCTCTTTTCTCCTGGAACCCCCGTTCTCCCAAGCCCCATCTTCCCCATCACTTCTCCCCCATGTCATGCCAGCCCCTCCTCATTCTCCCGAATTACTTCCCAGGTCTCCCCAAATATCTCTCCACACACCCCCAGCTCTCCACTTGCTTTCTCTGCCAGTGCACCCCAGTTCCCAGTCCCGTCTTCTCAGTTTCCACAGAGTTCTCTCCTCCCCAGTTGTTCCCAGGTCACTCttgctcctccttcctttcctccctgcccctcagcttctcccctcccctccaccacagcagcccctctcctctctctggctaGTGCCTTCTCACTGGCTGTGATGACTGTGGCCCAGTCCCTGCTGTCCCCCTCACCTGGGCTCCTCTCCCAGTCTCCTCCAGCTCCTTCTAGTCCCCTGCCTAGCCTGCCCGCTCCAACTCCCCTTGCTCATTGTGGCCAGGAGAGGCCTTCAGCTCTGACAGCTGAGATGGAGAATGAG GCCTCTCCAAATCCTGGTCGGCCACTCCTGGGTGAAGCCAGACTGGCGCCCATCTCTGAAG AGGGAAAGCCCCAGCTTGTCGGCCGCTTCCAAGTGACTTCATCCAAGGAACCAGCCGAGCCTCTTCTGCAGCAACCGACATCTGGCTCCCTGAAGCCTCCAACCCCTCAGCTGACCTCAGAGAGCTCAGACACAGAGGACAGTGCTGGAGGCGGGCCAGAAGCCAGGGAGGCTCTGGCTGAAAGTGACCGCGCAGCTgagggcctgggggctggagccGAAGAGGAAGGGGACGATGGGAAGGAACCCCGAGTCGGGGGCAGCCCTCCACCCCTGAGCCATCCCAGCCCGGTGTGGATGAACTATTCGTATAGCAGCCTATGTCTGAGCAGTGAGGAATCAGAGAGCAGTGGGGAGGATGAGGAATTTTGGGCTGAGCTGCAGAGTCTTCGGCAGAA GCACCTGTCAGAGGTGGAGGCACTACAGACACTACAGAAGCAAGAAATTGAGGACTTGTACAGCAGGCTGGGGAAGCAGCCCCCACCGGGTATTGTGGCCCCCGCTGCTATGCTGTCCAGCCGCCAGCGCCGCCTCTCCAAGGGCAGCTTTCCCACCTCCCGGCGCAACAGCCTGCAGCGCTCTGAGCCCCTGGGCCCTG tGACTTCTGAACAGAAGCCATGTGTCTCACCCACACCAGGGCCCACCATGGAGCTTGTGCTCTCAGAATCTGCTGACCAACACAACTCTGCAAGGAAGACCTTGGCACTGAGGGAGTAG